In Bacillus spongiae, a single genomic region encodes these proteins:
- a CDS encoding sugar phosphate nucleotidyltransferase, with the protein MNKAMLGVIDATTFHDTLEDLLLHRSLAAVPLAGRYRLIDFVLSSMVNSGIESVAIFPKYQYRSLMDHLGSGKNWDLDRKRDGLFFFPAPALETIEDGPGSFNHFAHHMDYFNRSHQDFVVISNCYSISNLDFKAILDRHIAEECDITVVEQKGKSLEIFILSTKLLISLLESRGHTGYTCMQDVLMDSEYSINTYESTGYVKKVKSIIDYYEANMEILQTSTWKELFKTDNPIYTKVKDEPPTRYMKHSIVRNSMVANGCLIDGTIDRSVIFRSVKIGRGSSLKNCIVMQKSQIGENCVLESVILDKDVKIQDNVKLIGTPEEPIVIRKGIIQGELMNS; encoded by the coding sequence ATGAATAAAGCAATGCTTGGCGTGATTGATGCTACAACATTTCATGATACACTTGAAGATTTATTGTTACATCGTTCTTTAGCTGCCGTTCCTTTGGCTGGTCGATATCGCTTAATTGATTTTGTACTATCTAGTATGGTGAATTCGGGAATTGAAAGTGTAGCTATTTTTCCTAAATATCAATACCGTTCCTTAATGGATCATTTAGGTTCAGGTAAAAATTGGGATCTAGACCGTAAACGAGATGGACTATTTTTCTTTCCAGCACCTGCACTAGAGACAATAGAGGACGGTCCTGGTTCATTTAACCACTTTGCTCATCATATGGATTATTTTAATCGAAGCCATCAAGATTTTGTTGTGATAAGTAATTGTTATAGCATAAGTAATTTAGATTTTAAGGCAATTTTAGATCGGCATATTGCCGAAGAATGTGATATTACTGTAGTAGAACAAAAAGGAAAATCATTAGAAATCTTTATTCTCTCAACTAAACTGCTAATTTCGTTACTAGAAAGCAGAGGACATACTGGTTATACATGTATGCAAGATGTGCTTATGGACAGTGAATATAGCATTAACACATACGAAAGCACCGGTTATGTAAAGAAAGTAAAAAGTATTATTGATTATTACGAAGCGAATATGGAAATATTACAGACTTCTACATGGAAGGAATTATTTAAAACGGATAACCCAATCTACACGAAGGTTAAGGATGAACCACCAACTAGATATATGAAGCATTCCATAGTAAGGAATTCCATGGTTGCGAATGGTTGTTTAATAGATGGTACTATTGATCGTAGTGTTATATTTCGTTCAGTCAAAATAGGTAGGGGTTCATCATTAAAAAATTGTATTGTAATGCAAAAAAGTCAAATTGGAGAGAATTGTGTTTTAGAATCTGTCATTTTAGATAAAGATGTAAAGATACAAGATAATGTTAAATTAATTGGAACTCCCGAAGAACCAATTGTTATTCGGAAGGGAATTATTCAAGGAGAGTTGATGAACTCGTGA
- a CDS encoding glucose-1-phosphate adenylyltransferase, which produces MGKTKCVAMLLAGGKGSRLSSLTKNLAKPAVPFGGKYRIIDFPLSNCTNSGIRTVGVLTQYQPLVLNTYIGIGSAWDLDRKNGGVTVLPPYSESSEVKWYTGTASAIYQNLNYIEQYEPEHVLILSGDHIYKMDYAKMLDYHTNSDADATISVIEVPWKEASRFGIMNTDEDFKILEFDEKPDHPKNNLASMGIYIFKWSLLKEYLEMDERNPESSNDFGKDIIPMLIEDGKKLKAYPFKGYWKDVGTIKSLWEANMDLLRDDCDLNVYDHSWRIYSVNPNQPPQYISENAVVTESLVNEGCVVKGMVIHSVLFHGVEIEKDAVIKNTVVMPGAVIGKGAYLQNAIVPSNVHVPEGAFIANEESEEDVILVTEEYLLSHMEEV; this is translated from the coding sequence ATGGGAAAAACGAAGTGTGTTGCAATGCTATTAGCTGGAGGGAAGGGAAGTAGACTAAGTTCCTTAACAAAAAACCTTGCAAAACCGGCCGTACCATTTGGTGGGAAATATAGGATTATTGATTTTCCTTTAAGTAATTGTACGAATTCTGGTATTAGAACGGTGGGAGTGCTCACTCAATATCAACCTCTTGTTTTAAATACATATATTGGGATTGGGAGCGCGTGGGATCTAGATCGAAAAAATGGAGGGGTGACGGTATTACCTCCCTATAGTGAATCTTCAGAAGTTAAATGGTATACAGGTACGGCTAGTGCTATTTATCAAAATCTAAATTATATTGAGCAATATGAACCTGAGCATGTGCTCATTCTATCAGGAGACCATATATATAAAATGGACTATGCTAAAATGCTAGATTATCATACTAATTCTGATGCGGACGCCACCATCTCTGTTATTGAGGTCCCATGGAAAGAAGCAAGTCGTTTTGGGATTATGAATACAGATGAAGATTTTAAAATACTAGAGTTTGATGAGAAGCCTGATCATCCAAAAAATAATTTAGCTTCAATGGGCATCTATATTTTTAAATGGTCCTTGTTAAAAGAGTATCTGGAAATGGATGAACGTAATCCGGAATCTAGTAACGATTTTGGAAAGGATATTATTCCGATGTTAATTGAAGATGGCAAAAAATTAAAAGCTTATCCTTTCAAAGGTTATTGGAAGGATGTTGGAACGATTAAAAGTTTATGGGAGGCAAACATGGATTTATTAAGAGACGATTGTGATTTGAATGTATATGATCATTCATGGCGCATATACTCTGTTAATCCTAATCAGCCGCCACAATATATTTCAGAAAATGCAGTTGTGACAGAGTCTCTTGTTAATGAAGGATGTGTTGTAAAGGGCATGGTTATTCACTCAGTGCTCTTTCACGGAGTAGAAATTGAGAAAGATGCTGTCATCAAAAATACTGTCGTTATGCCAGGAGCAGTAATTGGAAAAGGAGCCTATTTGCAAAATGCAATCGTTCCTAGTAATGTTCACGTTCCTGAAGGAGCATTTATTGCAAATGAAGAAAGTGAAGAGGACGTTATTTTAGTTACAGAAGAGTATTTACTGTCACATATGGAGGAAGTATAA